From a single Nicotiana tomentosiformis chromosome 2, ASM39032v3, whole genome shotgun sequence genomic region:
- the LOC104097460 gene encoding glyoxysomal processing protease, glyoxysomal isoform X2 produces MGLPEVVDVARNYAVMVRIQGPDPKGLKMRKHAFHLYNSGKTTLSASGMLLPSSFVNASVSKQIQGESKLHSFGGHFLVLTVGSVIEPFVVQQDRGDISKDKPELIPGTQIDILREGGNTLQNDIKVTNNEGLNWLPAELLRVVDIPVSSAAVQSLVEGSSSSIEHGWEVGWSLAAYGNSRQSFTNNKRTQVEQISFPSQTPMMEAQSSLPSVIGTSTTRIALLRVSSNPYEDLPTLKVSTWSRRGDLLLGMGSPFGILSPSHFFNSISVGSIANSYPPSPQNKALLIADIRCLPGMEGSPVLGEHAELIGVLSRPLRQRATAAEIQMVIPWEAITSACGSLLKEELQTRRKIHFDNGNLISVKNESPSNNIRNGPSNDTQEHLLIDPVPPSLIEKAMTSICLITVDDGAWASGVLLNKQGLLLTNAHLLEPWRFGKTSVNGSGYNTKSDVVLIPSDQSEHPGVEKFDIQRRNKHLIQKELKTPHFLVDNEQGSFRVNLAKTGSRIIRVRLDFMDPWVWTNAKVVHVSRGPLDVALLQLELVPDQLCPITADFMCPSPGSKAYILGHGLFGPRCDFLPSACVGAIAKVVEAKRSLLNQSSLGEHFPAMLETTAAVHPGGSGGAVVNSEGHMIALVTSNARHGGGTVIPHLNFSIPCAALEPIFKFVEDMQDLSPLEYLDKPDEQLSSVWALTPPLSSKQSPSMLHLPMLPRGDSDGDTKGSKFAKFIADSEAMLKSATQLGKVERLSNKLVHSKL; encoded by the exons ATGGGTCTTCCTGAAGTGGTCGATGTTGCCCGCAATTATGCCGTCATGGTCAGAATTCAAGGCCCG GACCCGAAGGGTCTAAAAATGCGAAAACATGCTTTCCACCTGTACAA TTCTGGGAAGACGACACTATCAGCATCTGGGATGCTTTTGCCCAGTTCCTTTGTTAATGCTTCAGTGTCTAAGCAGATTCAAGGTGAAAGCAAGTTGCACTCTTTTGGAGGTCACTTCTTGGTTTTAACTGTTGGTTCTGTTATTGAGCCATTTGTTGTACAACAGGATAGAGGGGACATATCAAAG GATAAGCCGGAGCTGATTCCTGGTACTCAAATTGATATACTGCGGGAG GGAGGAAATACATTGCAGAATGATATCAAAGTGACTAACAATGAGGGTTTGAACTGGCTACCTGCAGAACTCCTAAGAGTG GTTGACATCCCTGTGTCATCTGCTGCTGTCCAGTCCTTAGTTGAAGGTTCGTCTAGTTCAATTGAACATGGGTGGGAGGTTGGTTGGTCCCTAGCTGCCTATGGAAATTCCCGTCAATCATTTACTAACAATAAGCGGACACAG GTTGAGCAAATTTCTTTCCCAAGTCAAACTCCAATGATGGAGGCGCAGTCCAGCCTGCCAAGTGTGATAGGAACATCAACTACAAGAATTGCTCTTCTCAGAGTTTCTTCAAATCCATATGAG GACTTGCCTACATTAAAAGTGTCTACTTGGAGTAGGAGAGGTGATCTTCTTCTGGGCATGGGTTCTCCTTTCGGCATCTTGTCTCCCAGTCACTTTTTCAACAG CATATCAGTTGGGTCCATTGCAAACAGCTATCCACCTAGTCCACAGAATAAAGCACTGTTGATTGCTGACATCCGTTGTCTCCCTG GAATGGAAGGTAGCCCAGTGTTAGGGGAACATGCAGAGCTTATTGGTGTTCTGTCTCGGCCACTCAGACAAAGGGCTACTGCTGCTGAAATTCAG ATGGTGATTCCATGGGAAGCTATTACATCTGCTTGTGGTAGCCTGCTTAAAGAAGAGCTACAAACTAGGAGAAAGATCCATTTTGATAATGGAAACCTAATCAGTGTTAAaaatgaatcaccctccaataaTATTCGGAATGGACCTTCCAATGATACTCAAGAGCATCTCCTAATAGATCCTGTTCCCCCATCCTTGATTGAGAAGGCAATGACATCTATCTGCCTTATCACTGTTGATGATGGAGCATGGGCTTCTGGAGTTTTGCTCAACAAGCAGGGTCTTCTTCTTACAAATGCTCATCTTCTAGAGCCATGGAGATTTGGAAAAACATCTGTAAACGGTTCAGGATATAACACCAAATCTGATGTAGTTCTCATCCCTTCTGATCAATCTGAGCATCCAGGGGTTGAGAAATTTGACATTCAGCGTAGGAATAAACATTTGATTCAAAAGGAACTAAAAACTCCGCATTTCTTGGTTGACAATGAGCAAGGTAGCTTTAGAGTTAACCTGGCAAAGACAGGCAGTAGGATCATTCGTGTTCGCTTGGATTTTATGGATCCCTGGGTATGGACAAATGCAAAGGTAGTTCATGTCTCCAGAGGACCTCTGGATGTTGCATTACTACAACTTGAGCTAGTTCCTGATCAGCTCTGTCCCATTACTGCTGACTTCATGTGCCCGTCCCCTGGATCAAAAGCATACATTCTCGGACATGGGCTATTTGGACCACGATGTG ACTTCCTTCCATCTGCTTGTGTGGGTGCAATAGCTAAGGTAGTTGAAGCCAAGCGGTCTCTGCTCAACCAATCAAGTTTAGGAGAACATTTTCCGGCAATGCTTGAAACAACGGCTGCTGTACACCCTGGTGGTAGTGGTGGAGCTGTTGTTAATTCAGAAGGACACATGATTGCCCTTGTAACAAG TAATGCTAGACATGGTGGAGGGACGGTCATTCCACATTTGAACTTCAGCATTCCATGTGCAGCTTTAGAGCCCATCTTCAAGTTTGTTGAAG ACATGCAGGATCTATCACCGTTAGAATATCTTGACAAACCAGATGAACAGCTTTCTTCTGTGTGGGCATTAACTCCGCCTTTATCTTCCAAGCAAAGTCCCTCTATGCTTCATCTGCCAATGCTTCCTCGAGGAGATAGTGATGGTGATACAAAGGGTTCTAAGTTTGCAAAGTTTATAGCTGACAGCGAGGCAATGCTGAAGAGCGCAACTCAACTTGGCAAGGTTGAACGTCTTTCAAATAAGCTCGTGCACAGTAAGTTATGA
- the LOC104097460 gene encoding glyoxysomal processing protease, glyoxysomal isoform X1, which translates to MGLPEVVDVARNYAVMVRIQGPDPKGLKMRKHAFHLYNSGKTTLSASGMLLPSSFVNASVSKQIQGESKLHSFGGHFLVLTVGSVIEPFVVQQDRGDISKDKPELIPGTQIDILREGGNTLQNDIKVTNNEGLNWLPAELLRVVDIPVSSAAVQSLVEGSSSSIEHGWEVGWSLAAYGNSRQSFTNNKRTQVEQISFPSQTPMMEAQSSLPSVIGTSTTRIALLRVSSNPYEVSGFYCTKWHQTCEMKHDIAFCILLNGLAFLLDLPTLKVSTWSRRGDLLLGMGSPFGILSPSHFFNSISVGSIANSYPPSPQNKALLIADIRCLPGMEGSPVLGEHAELIGVLSRPLRQRATAAEIQMVIPWEAITSACGSLLKEELQTRRKIHFDNGNLISVKNESPSNNIRNGPSNDTQEHLLIDPVPPSLIEKAMTSICLITVDDGAWASGVLLNKQGLLLTNAHLLEPWRFGKTSVNGSGYNTKSDVVLIPSDQSEHPGVEKFDIQRRNKHLIQKELKTPHFLVDNEQGSFRVNLAKTGSRIIRVRLDFMDPWVWTNAKVVHVSRGPLDVALLQLELVPDQLCPITADFMCPSPGSKAYILGHGLFGPRCDFLPSACVGAIAKVVEAKRSLLNQSSLGEHFPAMLETTAAVHPGGSGGAVVNSEGHMIALVTSNARHGGGTVIPHLNFSIPCAALEPIFKFVEDMQDLSPLEYLDKPDEQLSSVWALTPPLSSKQSPSMLHLPMLPRGDSDGDTKGSKFAKFIADSEAMLKSATQLGKVERLSNKLVHSKL; encoded by the exons ATGGGTCTTCCTGAAGTGGTCGATGTTGCCCGCAATTATGCCGTCATGGTCAGAATTCAAGGCCCG GACCCGAAGGGTCTAAAAATGCGAAAACATGCTTTCCACCTGTACAA TTCTGGGAAGACGACACTATCAGCATCTGGGATGCTTTTGCCCAGTTCCTTTGTTAATGCTTCAGTGTCTAAGCAGATTCAAGGTGAAAGCAAGTTGCACTCTTTTGGAGGTCACTTCTTGGTTTTAACTGTTGGTTCTGTTATTGAGCCATTTGTTGTACAACAGGATAGAGGGGACATATCAAAG GATAAGCCGGAGCTGATTCCTGGTACTCAAATTGATATACTGCGGGAG GGAGGAAATACATTGCAGAATGATATCAAAGTGACTAACAATGAGGGTTTGAACTGGCTACCTGCAGAACTCCTAAGAGTG GTTGACATCCCTGTGTCATCTGCTGCTGTCCAGTCCTTAGTTGAAGGTTCGTCTAGTTCAATTGAACATGGGTGGGAGGTTGGTTGGTCCCTAGCTGCCTATGGAAATTCCCGTCAATCATTTACTAACAATAAGCGGACACAG GTTGAGCAAATTTCTTTCCCAAGTCAAACTCCAATGATGGAGGCGCAGTCCAGCCTGCCAAGTGTGATAGGAACATCAACTACAAGAATTGCTCTTCTCAGAGTTTCTTCAAATCCATATGAGGTTTCAGGCTTTTACTGCACTAAGTGGCATCAAACTTGTGAAATGAAGCATGACATTGCATTTTGCATTTTGCTGAATGGGCTTGCTTTTTTGCTG GACTTGCCTACATTAAAAGTGTCTACTTGGAGTAGGAGAGGTGATCTTCTTCTGGGCATGGGTTCTCCTTTCGGCATCTTGTCTCCCAGTCACTTTTTCAACAG CATATCAGTTGGGTCCATTGCAAACAGCTATCCACCTAGTCCACAGAATAAAGCACTGTTGATTGCTGACATCCGTTGTCTCCCTG GAATGGAAGGTAGCCCAGTGTTAGGGGAACATGCAGAGCTTATTGGTGTTCTGTCTCGGCCACTCAGACAAAGGGCTACTGCTGCTGAAATTCAG ATGGTGATTCCATGGGAAGCTATTACATCTGCTTGTGGTAGCCTGCTTAAAGAAGAGCTACAAACTAGGAGAAAGATCCATTTTGATAATGGAAACCTAATCAGTGTTAAaaatgaatcaccctccaataaTATTCGGAATGGACCTTCCAATGATACTCAAGAGCATCTCCTAATAGATCCTGTTCCCCCATCCTTGATTGAGAAGGCAATGACATCTATCTGCCTTATCACTGTTGATGATGGAGCATGGGCTTCTGGAGTTTTGCTCAACAAGCAGGGTCTTCTTCTTACAAATGCTCATCTTCTAGAGCCATGGAGATTTGGAAAAACATCTGTAAACGGTTCAGGATATAACACCAAATCTGATGTAGTTCTCATCCCTTCTGATCAATCTGAGCATCCAGGGGTTGAGAAATTTGACATTCAGCGTAGGAATAAACATTTGATTCAAAAGGAACTAAAAACTCCGCATTTCTTGGTTGACAATGAGCAAGGTAGCTTTAGAGTTAACCTGGCAAAGACAGGCAGTAGGATCATTCGTGTTCGCTTGGATTTTATGGATCCCTGGGTATGGACAAATGCAAAGGTAGTTCATGTCTCCAGAGGACCTCTGGATGTTGCATTACTACAACTTGAGCTAGTTCCTGATCAGCTCTGTCCCATTACTGCTGACTTCATGTGCCCGTCCCCTGGATCAAAAGCATACATTCTCGGACATGGGCTATTTGGACCACGATGTG ACTTCCTTCCATCTGCTTGTGTGGGTGCAATAGCTAAGGTAGTTGAAGCCAAGCGGTCTCTGCTCAACCAATCAAGTTTAGGAGAACATTTTCCGGCAATGCTTGAAACAACGGCTGCTGTACACCCTGGTGGTAGTGGTGGAGCTGTTGTTAATTCAGAAGGACACATGATTGCCCTTGTAACAAG TAATGCTAGACATGGTGGAGGGACGGTCATTCCACATTTGAACTTCAGCATTCCATGTGCAGCTTTAGAGCCCATCTTCAAGTTTGTTGAAG ACATGCAGGATCTATCACCGTTAGAATATCTTGACAAACCAGATGAACAGCTTTCTTCTGTGTGGGCATTAACTCCGCCTTTATCTTCCAAGCAAAGTCCCTCTATGCTTCATCTGCCAATGCTTCCTCGAGGAGATAGTGATGGTGATACAAAGGGTTCTAAGTTTGCAAAGTTTATAGCTGACAGCGAGGCAATGCTGAAGAGCGCAACTCAACTTGGCAAGGTTGAACGTCTTTCAAATAAGCTCGTGCACAGTAAGTTATGA